The sequence ccgccccgccccgccccgcatgaCGGGGAAAATTTCTTACCCCATCCCCACCCCTTAAGGCCCCACCCAACCCCACCttgtaaaactctatttcttgttaatttttcctacaactattaccattttttcaaataaaatggcatatttcaataataaaaatatacttgaaattataaataaatttatcctatcaaattaaactaatttttagcaaaaattgaataatattatctaaatgtttaacaaggCAGTATCACAACAGAAATTTCATAGTATGacacaataaaataatccaaactcctaacaaaataaaaattgcctAGTTCTTCAAAAAGAATCTCCACTTTCTTCCATCATTGTGACACCTCTTTCTTCTTGATATTTTGGAATGTATCTTCAATTCTATCTACGGTAGATGAAGAgcctaaaaaaaaggtaaaataaattcaatcaaacaattgaaaaatataataaagaatGCAGCAACATAAATCATTGCATACTTAAACTAGTAAATTTAATTACCATTAATTTCAGCCCATAACCAATTTTGAGCAACCATTAATGCCTCCACAGTCTTTTGATGAAGTTTACTGCGATGTGAACTTAACAATCGACCACTTGTGCTAAATGATGACTTTGAGGCAACAATTGACACTAGAATGGCAAGAATATCCCTTGCAATACGTTGCAAAGTAGGATACTTTGGCCCATTAGATTTCCACCatgccaaaatatcaaaatctaCAGTTCTTGGCATTAAATCGTCCTCAAGGTAATGGTCCAACTCCAATTTAATATTCCCacccctttttgtttttagactAAGATATCTTTCAAAGTCCATAAGGGAGTCGTCAACTTGTGAATCCTCTCCCACACAAGGGCCACGAGTACCTTCTTTACCCATTCTCCCAGAACTATAGTCACGAATCATTTCATAACAAATATTTCTAACCCCTTGAATTTCAATACCAGCTTCATCACCATAAATTATTGGAAAATAATATTCTAATAATTCAATCTTATACCTTGGGTCTAAAATGGTTGCCACGAGCATAACACCATGAATCACATTCCaataacaatcaaatttttCCAACATTTTAACCGCCATACTCCTAATCACATCACTTGCGCTTGTAAACCAAGAATTCAAAGCTATTTTTATACACACCTTAGGAAAGAAAAGATTAGTTGTAGGGTATGAGGTACTTGAGAATAACTCTGTAACCTTGTGAAACACTGCCAATCTCTCACATATATTACTTGACATCTCCCATTCTTCCTCCGTTGGAATGCACTTATAAGATGACTCTCACATATGTTCAATCGATAAAAGACATTTTGATACTTTATAGCAATAGAAAGCATGAGATAGGTAGAGTTCCAACGAGTCTTACAATCAAGGGCCAGTTCTTTAGTACATTCAACATGTGTTTGCAGGGCTGCCTCTTCAAAATTCTGTCTTCTCTTTGTTGATGCAATCCAAAATCCCACACTTTCTCGAACCTTTTCAATGCATGATCCAATTACATCCAAACCCTTCTGAACAATCAAATTAAGAACATATGCTACACAATGCTTATGCAACATTGATCCATGCATAAAAAGTGCACCACGTTGAAGCTtatctaatataatttttataactgCATCATTGGTTCTGCAATTGTCCATAGTCACAATAGATAACTTCCTATCAATATTTCACTCCAACAAAGTATCTAGAAGGACTCTAGAAAGCACTTCTTTTGTATGTGGAGATGGCACATAAATAAAccttaaatgaaaattttaaataattagaacCAACAATGATATAAGTTCATAAAACATTTGaaaagaatttaattaaaacataaaatgaatatatacttttaaaaaagtaCCTCATAACTCAGCTTTGTAATCTCCACAAACCATCAATGAAGTGTGTTGTTACAACCATAAACCCTCGCCTTTTGTTTTGTGAAGTCTACATATTAGTGGTAATAGAAATTCTACCCTGATTCTTATCAATTTCATGCTTTGATTTCTCCCTTTCTTTCTCATAGATGCTCAAAATGTCCTTCTTGATTGTGTTCCTAGAAACCATCCTGAACAATGGTTAAAGAGAAGTTGAATATTTTCTAAAACCAATGTGGTCAACTATAGAGAGGTGATACTCATGCAAGATGATCATATGAGCAAGTTCATTTCTTGATACATTTTGATCAAAGTTATAAGCTATCACACCTACCATTGAATCCACTTTAATTTGATCCCTCGCCAAATTTTTTTGATTCATATCCCTAATGTCTTGAAACTTTCTCCCTGGACATATTTTCATGTGGTCATGCAAATGTTTAGTGCCATAATTGGATCCCCTTACTAGCAATTTCTTACAATAATTGCACTCAGCCTTGTCTTTATCAtcaactctctttctcttaaaatgATTCCAAACAATTGATTTGTAGTTCCCCTCTTCTTCAATTATTTCATTGCTAGGCTGGACTGTTTAGACATTTTTGGCATATTCAATAGAGGTGATGACGGGGTTGCATTATCTTCATCTACTATCAAAGGAAATTGATTGATGCCAGGTGGATTGGAGCTACCAATGTTTTCATGTGAAGTCATTTTTTTCCTGATGTTAATTTAGCAACTTAGTAATGGACAAACTATATTTCTCcaacaaagataaaataaaataatgagaaagaaaaaaaaagagaataaaatgaAACAATGAGTTTTAATCTAATCTAGAGCTTTTAATTATATGAAGGAGCTTTTATTTGTGATTCATATATATAGCTTCAAACCCTACTTTTATTTCAAACTAGTCTGgactatatatattttgatcaAATTGGTACAAATTATAGCTCCGGATTTGGTTCATATATATTTGAACAAATCTCATTCTTATAATGCTTATAATTTGAACAAATCAAGAGGACATTTTGAATATATGGCACAGTAACAGCTTATAGGATTTGAACAGATTATAACTCTGGATTAggttcatatatattttgatcaacttgtttgcatatatatatatatatatatatatatatatatatatatatatatatttgttcaaATTATAGCTTTGGATTATGTATGCCTTATTGTGCCATACCAACAAAGATTAGATGACCCTTGACATTTGGGTCTAAATAACAttgttaaacaattaaattagaAATCATAGCACCAGCAGCACATAAACAAATGGGTATTCATTGGCTTAAAAAACACTATAAAAAATCTCCTTTATAactttcttttcctcttcgataggtataattttgttcaaaacatCCATTCAATGGAAGATAAGAATAAAGCCGCATTCAAGATGCGTCTCTTTTACCCAGTAAATGTTATAAATTACTAAGTAGCGTGCATTATTTAATTCCTCCCATTTTGTGACCATTTCATAAAGAAATGGACAAATGTCCAATTACAAATAACATTGACTTGGACCAAAGCTACCTTAGAGTCTCAAACCTGTACCTCATAATAGCCAAATGCCCACACACACATAGTGACACAGACACAAACATTCAAAGTCTCAGACCTTacctcattaaaaaaaaaaattatattatgttcATGATGAAATCTAAGTTGAGAAAGACGCATGAATGAAATCAGTAATTCAttagtatataaatttgtttctaataaagacaaaagaaaatattaaattggtaccttatttccaactttgctagagagaaaaaaagagaggcagagagctacattaggtagaataaaataaactgataatatttttgtttaaataatagggttttagggtacaaaaaaattacaagggaCGGGTCTAAAAAGTTTAAACCCATCCCATCCCCGCACCGCGGTGCGGGTCTAAAATCTCGCCCCATCCCTACCCTACCACCTTTGTGGGGTGGGAAAAACCTGCATGGGGCAAAGCGGGGAGAGGTGGGTCAAGCGGGGCGGGGCAAAATTGCCATCTCTACCAGAACCTaaaaaaatgcccaaaataccccaaaaccaaaaaaaaagaccaaaatacccctaaacataaaaatggacgaaataccccccaaaactaaaaatgaccaaaatacctccaaaacctataaatgaccaaaacacccctaacacctataaaatga comes from Castanea sativa cultivar Marrone di Chiusa Pesio chromosome 3, ASM4071231v1 and encodes:
- the LOC142628785 gene encoding zinc finger BED domain-containing protein DAYSLEEPER-like, whose product is MAVKMLEKFDCYWNVIHGVMLVATILDPRYKIELLEYYFPIIYGDEAGIEIQGVRNICYEMIRDYSSGRMGKEGTRGPCVGEDSQVDDSLMDFERYLSLKTKRGGNIKLELDHYLEDDLMPRTVDFDILAWWKSNGPKYPTLQRIARDILAILVSIVASKSSFSTSGRLLSSHRSKLHQKTVEALMVAQNWLWAEINGSSSTVDRIEDTFQNIKKKEVSQ